In the Cellvibrio sp. KY-GH-1 genome, TGAGTCTGGAAAATTGACCACTGAATGGTTTGGCTAGATACCGCCCGCGGTTTTGAACCTGAATCTCTCCATTGGAATCGAGAGATATGCCCAGATTTGCGCCATCAAGCTTTTCTTCAATTATAACTCTGCCTGAGAGTAGTTCTTTATTTTCTTCAGGCGATAAAACTTTATCGTCGCGAGGGTTTTCTTTGCCAAGCCAAGCTACATGAGGAGTGTGTGGAAACCTAAAAAATTGATTCATTTGGCTTTTTTCTCGTCGTATTTTGCACGAGACCATTGTTCGATGATTGGTTCTAGTTTCACTCCAGTTTTTTTAATTTCATCTTCCCATCTGTGCCAATCTGAGTCTGCGGCAAAGGCAATACAGCTATTACCATAATCTGTAAGTGCGGCTAAAGCTGCGGCAACCATTTTTCTATCAGCTCTGTCGTCAACAACAGTTTGCAATGGTTCATTTAATATGGCGTGTCCATCTGAATCGTACTCAATGTTCACCAAATCGTATGCAATTGTGTCCCATTTGTGTCTAACAACTTGAAGACCATAAGCATTATGCCCAAGCTTTGCTCTATATTCCTTTTGAATGCAACCTTGGCCATCAAGCACCAAATGTGATTCTGACGATTTGAATTCTTTGAGCCAATTCCAAACCTGTATTCTCAGCTGCGCATCTTCCGGAGTAGCATTAATGCTTATGTCATCTATTGTGCTTGCAGCGATTATAACGTTTGTGTCCACAACATAACGATCCTTCATTGTCTACTTTCCTTGTGTAAGATGTTCAAACATCAGTCTTGCTTGTTCTTCTGTTTCAGCTAGTGAATCACCAAAAAAATTCTGAGGCCAATTATGAATTCGTCCAAATTCATCAGCATTTAATTTGTTCAGTTGAGCTTGATCACCGTCATTTTCCACAAAATACATTAGACAGTCATCTGGCGAGGTTTCTCTTCTAGCAATCAGGGTTTGCATACGCCGGAACAAATGCTCGGAATGGGTCTCAACAATAAATTGAATATTGCGTTCTTTGCTAACTGATACGAAAAGCTCTGCTAGTACAGATTGGGCCAATGGATGTAAATGAATTTCAGGCTCTTCTAGTAAAATGGTTGAACCTTTTGGCGCGAAGTGAGCCAGAGTTAATACGGGAAGAACTTGTGACACACCTATTCCGACGTCTCGCAAGTTAGAAACAATCTTCTTTTTGATGACGACAATTTCGTATCTGGTTGATCTAGCTACTTGACGTACAGCTATTCGATCAGCAATCCCCATTTTCTTTAGCCATTTAGATACTCCTTGCAATACACTCTTGCTTGCATCCTTCAGAAATTCGCTAGCGAACAATGCGTCGATAGATTTATTCCCATCACTCTCAATTATGCCGGGACTGCTTTTATTCCATGTGTAGTCGCGTTCAGGTTTTCTGCGTAATGGGCCTAGGTAGGAAATTGAGTTAAGCTCTTGCCAGATAGCATAGCTGACATCTTCAGATATCATCCCATCAACTCCCATAGCATTTATGGCTTCTGCTG is a window encoding:
- a CDS encoding DUF3696 domain-containing protein, which gives rise to MFTKLHLKNFKAWRDTGEIKLAPVNLLLGTNSSGKSSLIQSLLLLKQTAKSLDRTIHLNLGGDDNDYFNFGGFDDVLTQGVTGLRQFTIDFNYSHKSNKNQKTGNFKSSYGATTSGAVVIHDLEISEGNSRFRATRASRGAYSIRVNEESKPRITGKQYAPSRSIALPAEAINAMGVDGMISEDVSYAIWQELNSISYLGPLRRKPERDYTWNKSSPGIIESDGNKSIDALFASEFLKDASKSVLQGVSKWLKKMGIADRIAVRQVARSTRYEIVVIKKKIVSNLRDVGIGVSQVLPVLTLAHFAPKGSTILLEEPEIHLHPLAQSVLAELFVSVSKERNIQFIVETHSEHLFRRMQTLIARRETSPDDCLMYFVENDGDQAQLNKLNADEFGRIHNWPQNFFGDSLAETEEQARLMFEHLTQGK